TAACGCCTCGGTAGCCTCATGAGGGGTTTTCTGATTACTCATTCTTCTCACCTGTATCCAATCTCCAGCCCTGGGTGTTTCCCTCTGACAACCCCACCCATATAAACTTACACACTTCCCACGTTCCCTTGTTAGATTGTAGTTGTTCTTCCTCGCGAGAGCGCTTATACATTAAGGTGTAGTTCTTCCAAAGCGGGTAAACAACCCACACGACTCACTTGGACTTGTTTGCTTGATCCCCTGTGTTGACATCAAGCTGTCCCTTGAGTCTCAGGCCCTGCAGTAACACGCAGCAAGAATTACAATTaatcaactctttattacagactcaAGGTCCAGATGGTACAATAAgagtaaatacatatatataaaaaaaaatacaaacagggTCACAAGCTGAGTACATAGATTTACAAAGGCCTTATGAACAGACAACTGTACCAATATCTCCAAAATTGGGACTGGTAGCGTGTAGTGCTAAACTTTCTATTTGACAAAGCCAGGATCATTACATTTTCAGAGATGTTAAACCCGGCAGATACATTTAGATTTCTTAATACAGCTTTGAAAGTGTTaacaaacatttcactggcACTACACCATCTAGGCCTCTTTAACAATATTCGCATGCCATCATTATAAGCTACTCTTTGCAGAGACAGGTTTTGTTACTTTGGACTTTGAGCAGCGGCTTTTGAGGCCCCAAAAAATGCTTTTGCGGTGAGTGTAGAGGACACGCCTTTCCTGATGGatcaggtgattttttttttctcaccactTTAAACCAACGGTCGTCTGCTAATTACATGGAACCTGTATTACATGTTAAGCAGCAACTTATGCACagtgaatacattaaaaacCTTTTGTTCAGAGATGAAGAgtattttgctttatttttaagCAAATGGGAGTTAAAACCCTGCTGATTGACTTATGAATGATTGGTGATGCACCCAATTACTCAGGTTGAGATGATGATATAAAACTTGAGACAATGCTTTCATGGTTAACAAGGTTTCTTTCTGCTATTTTTCATCAAAACATTTCTGTCTGCCAGAAATCTGTATTAAACTATTTCAACActctgtttttcatttcctaAATTTCCTGTTAGCCTACTTAAATATCCCCAAACCTATAGGAAGTTTATGAACAGAAAAAGAGCAGCAAATCTTCACATTTCTGAagaatgttttacatttgtgcTTGAAAAGAGACTTCAATTTCCAGTTCTCATTCCGATAACCCTTTGATCCCTGTGTGAAGCTGTAACAGTACACCAGCACCAGTGTTCTAACACATCTGTCCTTGCTGTGCCTGATGGGTTACTTGCTAATGAAGACATGCCTTCCCTCAGACCCAGAGCACTATGGCGTTACACAAGGAGTTTGAGGCCGCAGGGAAGAAGCCCGGCCTGCAAGTGTGGCGTATTGAGAAAATGGACTTGGCACCCGTCCCTCCTGAACTCCATGGCAATTTCTTCACCGGAGACTCCTACATAGTGCTCCACACAACCCGTGCTCCTTCTTACAACATTCACTCCTGGTTAGGTATTGAACTTCACCTGCAAGAAGTCTCTGGCTCATAATATAATTAAACCCCCATCATTGTTCAGtcaatgctttcatttttttaaaaatctcttctgtttgtttttttaaccgtTAAACCGAAGGTGAAGAAGCTTCCCAGGATGAGAAGGGGTGTGCTGCCATCTTCATGACCCAACTGGACACCCACATGAAAGGAGCCCCAATTCAGTTCACTGAGTATCAAAACAACGAGTCCCTCACTTTTCTTGGGTACTTCAAGTCTGGCATCAAATACAAGGTGAAATATGCTATGAACACTGTGTTCTTTTCATGGTAAATCAAAGCCGTAAAATAGGCCAAAACAAAAACCATGTGACGTTTTAAGAAAGATCAGGACGGAAGAACTGAAAAAACTGCGTGGAATGAGTCATGTAATGGAGTGCAGGAGTTTGAAGAGAATTTATAGAGGTAGGTTTTGAGGGCTTGTTTGAATGAAGGAAGGTGCAGCAGCTGAGAAGGACCTGTCGCCCCAGGTCCGGGGCTtgtaccaataaaaaaaaacagacaaagccAATGGAGTGACCTGAAGGGcgttttttaaagtgttgcaaGTTTTTATGCGAGTTgggttttgttgctttttcaaGTTTTCAGCCAAAGATTTCCACTAGCTGGCAAACAAGGATAGGAGAAACTCTTTTTCTGATGTCGCAACACCAGAAACAGAAAACCAACTACCTCCAGTGTTTTAGTTTAGTAttgaaaaagggggaaataccAATtggaaattataataataatccagacatctttttttcttaatcttTGTAAATCAACATGCCACCATGCAGCCACAGTGTAATGTAATCTCACCATTTTCACCATATTCTCTCTAACTTTATTCTTGTCAAAGAAAGGGGGAGTGGCCTCAGGCTTCAAGCACGTTGTGACCAATGAGGCAAACATCCAACGTCTGCTGCATGTCAAAGGTCGTCGGATAATCCGAGCCACTGAGGTTTCCATGACATGGGATAGCTTCAACAAAGGAGACTGCTTCATCATCGAGCTGGGAAAGGTAATCAGGAAGAACCAGAAAGCCAGGAAGCCATTTGTGTTGGACTGAAATAGTGCAGGCTTAAGTTAATAgcgtctttctttttctcccagcTCATCTACCACTGGTCCGGCAGTGAATGCAACTTCTTTGAGCGCCTGAAGAGCACTGAGATTGCCATTGCAATCCGCGATAACGAGCGACAAGGTCGTGGTGAGCTGAAAATGATTGATGAAGGCTCCGAGCCGGAAGATGTCATTGAAGTGAGCTTCATTTCAATATCtaaatttaatatttatttttgggaaGCAAGGAAGAAATTGAGTTCAACGTtgcaatctgtgtttgtgtgtttatttgtaggTGCTTGGACCCAAGCCTGACCTGCCTTCAGGAACCTCTGATAGTGATGTGCAAACCGACACGCGGAACAAGAACCAGGCCTCCCTCTATCTGGTAAATCCGTGCAAATAGTGCATTGCAAATATTCGTATGTTGACTATTCGGGTGATGAATATATATGTTGTTATCATCTCTCTGCTTCCTAGGTTTCAAATGCTGGTGGTTCCATGACGAGCACTATGGTAGCAGATAAAACCCCATTCAAACAAGCCATGCTCTCCAACAGTGAATGCTACATCCTGGACAATGGAGGAGACAACAGGATATTTGTCTGGAAAGGTTGGATAGAGACAGACATTTGTCCATTTCTGCAACATCTTCTCATTTGGATCCTTCTGTTTTGTGTATTCATCAATGCTTAAACCGCTCAAAAACATGACTCGTCCATATTTTTGACTAATGTTTGTTGTCTTTCACCACTGTGTCACATCCCAAACTCCAGGCAGCGCTGCAAATAAAGAAGAGCGCAATGCAGCACTGACTACTGCAAACCAGTTCATCAAAGACAAAAATTACTCCCCAATTACCCAGGTGATATGGCAACGTAGTAAAAAGTTTACCAGGCTACCAGAAGTTCTTCCTCCTaatctgtctctctgttcaAGCCTGACCCCCTGTCTGCCTCTCCACAGATCCAGATACTGCCAGCGGGGGGCGAGACCACGCTTTTCAAGCAGTTCTTCTTCAACTGGTTGGACAAGGAAGAGACCACCGGCCCGAGCAAGGCCTACACCATCGGCAGCATCGCCAAGGTCAAACAGATTCCCTTCGACGCCTCAAAACTCCACGGCGACGACAGCATGGCCGCCCAGCACGGCATGGTGGACGATGGCTCCGGCAAAGTCAAGGTATGGTAACCTGCCGGTAACTGGCTGGATATGCGTTGATTCAGACGTTAACGTGGAGGTGTGACAATGgtcacttattgtaagtcgctttggataaaagcgtcagctaaatgacatgtaatataatgtaatgtaatggtcGGTATCTAGATCTGGCGCGTGGAAGGAGGAGATAAAGTACCCGTTGACCCATCCACCTATGGACAGTTCTATGGAGGCGACTGTTACCTGGTGCTGTACTCTTACAACTcgggaggcagagagaagcaTATCATCTACACCTGGTGAGTACACATGGCCGGAGCAACTTGTTAGAAAATGGTTTTGGGCCTCTACTGGCCACCATTTATTTAGATACATGCAATAGCGCTTCTGTATGTATAATATCATGTATATGTCAGTACTATttcattatatgtatatataatatagttattgtttttgttatttttttattactggtatttataaatgttttgatctttttttaactttctctGTGTGCACGTTACCCCTTTGCTTCTGTGATTTCCCCCTGCTGGacaaattaaatattattatctATCTTAAAtatatcaacaacaaaacaaattctAAATGAGACACAGATATTGTCCCAACTTCCCAATTTCAAGCCTCGCCTTGCTTGCCCGCAGTGcaaaggatgaaaagaaaaggttcCCAAGTCCAACCATGTTTTATACCAtataaatgtgaaataaagaCATTGATTGCTAGGACAATTGACCTGCTTTTCACATCTAGCAGTCAATATAACCATTGATTTTGCTTGATGGTTAATTcatttttgaataaatgatgCCTTTGCATTCTTTAGGCAAGGGAAAAAGTGCACTAAGGATGAACTGACTGCTTCAGCCTTTCTCACCGTCCGATTGGACGACTCCATGGGTGGCGCAGCTACCCAGGTAAGACCGTAAAGAAACTCAGTAtgataactcttttttttctttgaaggtaTAGTTCTTGCAAAAAACAGCCACATGGTTAATGAGAAGGTTGATACCACTCACATAAAAGGACATTACGAGTGAAGCTGGAGCCGGCAGCCAGTTAGCTTTGCATAAATGCTGGAAACATTGGGAGACACCAAGCCTTGTTCTAATGGATGAGCTTTTGAGGTGCTGGTAGGACTATTATGCTATGCGAAGCAAATCAGCTGTAGCTTCATCTCACCAAGAGTGGTATCATCTTGTCATCTCACTCTCAGCCATACAGAAAATGGGCAAATTACTCCCTTAATGTCTTGCTCTAACATATGTATAGCGCCAATGACTCCCACAGGTTGTCCTCATACCTGTTGGCTAAGCTGCTTTGTCTTGATAGATCCGTGTCACTCAGGGACAAGAACCCCCTCACCTTGTGAGCGTGTTTAAAGCTAACCCTCTGGTGGTCCACCTGGGCGGGACATCCCGTGAGTCTGGTGAGAGCAAGCCCGGCAGCACTCGTCTCTTCCACATCCGCCGGAGCTCCACCAAAGCCACGCGGGCTGTTGAGGTCAGTTTGGTTCAGCACATTGATCTCAGCTGACGCTTCACGAGGGACTCACACCATTCTCCCTCCTTTTGTGTTTGGCGGAATCGCAGGTGGTGCCCACTGCCTCTTCTCTCAACACCAACGACGTGTTTGTGCTGAAGTCGCCCACTTCCCTGTTCATGTGGGTCGGGAAGGGAGCGACACCGGAGGAGAAGGCTGCTGCCAAGTATGTCGCCGGCCTGCTTGGAGGAGCTGCCactgaggtggaggagagcaaGGAGCCAGGTGAGCtgccggggaggggggagggggggggggggggggggcataaaacACTGTAGTGTAAAATGGACAAATTGACATTCGTCCTTGTTGTCAGCTGGTTTCTGGACAGCACTCGGTGGGAAGAAGGACTACCAGACCTCCGTGGCCCTGCAGAAGACAGTTAAGCCTCCAAGGCTGTTTGGCTGTTCCAACAAGACCGGCAGGCTGATAGTGAGTATCTTGAGTTAATGTGTAAATGAAGAGATGCTGGTTGTTTGTTTAATGTGGATGCGTTTCTCTTACCTGTGTTATCTGAATGAATCATATAGCCACTTCACAAATATGCACTTCTCTATATTTAGGCAGAGGAGGTGCCTGGAGAATTCACACAGATTGATCTGGCACCCGACGATGTCATGATTCTGGACACCGGGAATCAGGTGGGCTGCCAATCGCTTTGGAACAAACAATTCAGTGTGATCTCTCGctctatttttccttttttattgctGCAATATGCATAAATctatttggtttctcttccgCCAGGTCTTTGTTTGGGTTGGAAGCGAGGCCAATGAGACAGAGAAAACTGGATCTCTCAATATTGGTAAGACAAACAGAACTATTAAAGATGATGAGAAGTGACATTAGATACTTTTATTTAAGGAATGcattgtccttttcatttcagctGAACAATATTTGAATAAGGACCCGTCTGGGCGCCGTGGAGTCCCCATCGCCACTATTAAACTGGGGAATGAGCCGCCCTCCTTCACCGGCTGGTTCCACGCCTGGGACCCAGAGATGTGGGGGAAGGACGACGCCCAGCGCCTGCAAGACCTTATCGCAAAGTAGAAGTGGAACACCATGACGCTGCAAGAAAACCTGCATAGACTCATTACTTTTTGTATGTCTTGACTTTAAACGTTAACAAACCATTAGATATTATGAGCTTAGCATGCTCTGTCTGGATGAAGGTGCATTAAAAGTTTCCCTACATTTGGCTGCACTGATGTTTTCAGCACATAAACTTTATCTTTCCAAACACACAATATCTATAATACTAACAATAACTCATTTATTTGTACATGCTGTGTTTTCATA
This is a stretch of genomic DNA from Pungitius pungitius chromosome 7, fPunPun2.1, whole genome shotgun sequence. It encodes these proteins:
- the LOC119216293 gene encoding scinderin-like, coding for MALHKEFEAAGKKPGLQVWRIEKMDLAPVPPELHGNFFTGDSYIVLHTTRAPSYNIHSWLGEEASQDEKGCAAIFMTQLDTHMKGAPIQFTEYQNNESLTFLGYFKSGIKYKKGGVASGFKHVVTNEANIQRLLHVKGRRIIRATEVSMTWDSFNKGDCFIIELGKLIYHWSGSECNFFERLKSTEIAIAIRDNERQGRGELKMIDEGSEPEDVIEVLGPKPDLPSGTSDSDVQTDTRNKNQASLYLVSNAGGSMTSTMVADKTPFKQAMLSNSECYILDNGGDNRIFVWKGSAANKEERNAALTTANQFIKDKNYSPITQIQILPAGGETTLFKQFFFNWLDKEETTGPSKAYTIGSIAKVKQIPFDASKLHGDDSMAAQHGMVDDGSGKVKIWRVEGGDKVPVDPSTYGQFYGGDCYLVLYSYNSGGREKHIIYTWQGKKCTKDELTASAFLTVRLDDSMGGAATQIRVTQGQEPPHLVSVFKANPLVVHLGGTSRESGESKPGSTRLFHIRRSSTKATRAVEVVPTASSLNTNDVFVLKSPTSLFMWVGKGATPEEKAAAKYVAGLLGGAATEVEESKEPAGFWTALGGKKDYQTSVALQKTVKPPRLFGCSNKTGRLIAEEVPGEFTQIDLAPDDVMILDTGNQVFVWVGSEANETEKTGSLNIAEQYLNKDPSGRRGVPIATIKLGNEPPSFTGWFHAWDPEMWGKDDAQRLQDLIAK